The following are encoded in a window of Aerococcus sanguinicola genomic DNA:
- the rpmF gene encoding 50S ribosomal protein L32 — protein sequence MAVPKRKTSKAKKRSRRTHYKLNVPGMNECPNCGELRKSHHVCPACGYYNGKDVMTEEAAE from the coding sequence ATGGCAGTACCAAAGCGTAAAACATCAAAAGCAAAAAAACGTTCACGTCGTACACATTATAAATTAAACGTACCAGGTATGAACGAATGCCCTAACTGCGGCGAATTACGTAAATCACATCACGTATGCCCAGCATGTGGTTACTACAACGGTAAAGATGTGATGACTGAAGAAGCAGCTGAATAA
- a CDS encoding YceD family protein: MKWSFQELRIQAQDPLAIDTSIEISDEMQERSDEILAMSPVKVDGFVIYEEATVLAQLQIALDVTLPSSRSLEPVNVSMAFSINERYLPKGMETDIIDDEAVLQIEVEGNSVDLTRAIEDNILLHLPQQRLTAEEAEEQELPMGKDWDMMTEDSYRSSLKGEEKIDPRLAKLKDLFADEASED; the protein is encoded by the coding sequence ATGAAATGGTCATTTCAAGAATTACGAATTCAGGCGCAAGATCCTCTAGCCATTGATACCAGCATCGAAATCTCCGATGAGATGCAGGAGCGTAGCGATGAGATCCTAGCCATGTCGCCCGTAAAGGTTGACGGCTTCGTGATTTATGAAGAGGCAACTGTATTGGCACAACTGCAAATAGCATTAGATGTGACGCTACCATCTTCACGATCCTTAGAGCCTGTCAATGTGTCGATGGCCTTTTCCATTAATGAGCGTTACTTGCCTAAGGGCATGGAAACAGATATCATTGATGATGAGGCGGTTCTACAAATCGAAGTTGAAGGGAATTCAGTCGATCTTACTAGAGCGATTGAAGACAACATCTTGCTCCATTTGCCGCAACAGCGCTTAACAGCTGAAGAAGCAGAGGAGCAAGAACTTCCAATGGGCAAGGACTGGGATATGATGACGGAGGATTCTTACCGCTCAAGTCTTAAGGGCGAGGAAAAAATCGATCCGCGCCTTGCAAAGCTGAAGGACTTGTTTGCTGATGAAGCGTCTGAAGATTAA
- a CDS encoding nucleotidyltransferase family protein: MRACGVIAEWNPFHNGHAYLLAEARRVSRADLLVAVMSGNYCQRGEPAIASKWDRAGAALANGADLVVELPLWWASQSADYFAQAAIAYLNALGCQDIAFGVETADFSPYLTFASWLAQHPEALDRARQTVSQDKASHADQELAAWAYLLDQEEELAGLHLDFEDQSNTLLAMVYALTIYRGQFEMMPHPIQRRGDSHRQDQAVDQHFVSGTYLRQALQSGELGDLAPYLPEEMLSRLAQQETFPSLEALYPYIRYLLLVQDRKTLAQIHLMDGGIEGRLQDAARRHRNLEDFLTSAQTRSWPRLRLQRLLLMLALQVSKGRLQALHQGSQPIFILAQSEPGRAYCRAIKKQLPANYRWIGRVNRDVAQTWPEWLAADQIYSDYLLQTDRDENFGRWPISP, encoded by the coding sequence ATGCGTGCCTGCGGTGTGATTGCGGAGTGGAATCCTTTCCACAATGGCCACGCTTACTTGTTAGCTGAGGCCAGGCGGGTCAGCCGAGCCGACCTGCTTGTGGCCGTGATGAGCGGCAATTACTGCCAGCGCGGGGAACCGGCTATCGCCTCGAAGTGGGACCGGGCTGGGGCGGCTTTGGCCAATGGGGCTGACCTGGTCGTGGAACTCCCGCTTTGGTGGGCTAGCCAATCGGCCGATTATTTTGCCCAAGCGGCCATTGCTTATTTGAATGCCCTGGGCTGCCAGGATATCGCTTTTGGGGTTGAGACGGCTGATTTTAGCCCTTATCTGACCTTTGCGTCCTGGCTGGCCCAACACCCTGAAGCTTTGGACCGGGCCCGGCAGACAGTCAGCCAAGATAAGGCCAGCCATGCTGACCAGGAATTAGCGGCTTGGGCCTATCTTTTGGACCAAGAAGAAGAATTGGCGGGTCTTCACTTGGATTTTGAAGACCAGTCCAATACCCTCTTGGCCATGGTCTATGCCTTAACGATTTACCGTGGTCAATTCGAGATGATGCCCCATCCTATCCAGAGGCGGGGCGATAGCCACCGGCAAGACCAGGCGGTGGACCAACACTTCGTCTCGGGAACCTATCTCAGGCAGGCGCTCCAGTCAGGGGAGCTAGGGGACCTGGCCCCTTACTTGCCGGAAGAGATGCTTTCGCGCTTGGCCCAACAGGAGACTTTTCCCAGTCTCGAAGCCCTTTATCCCTATATCCGCTACCTGCTCCTGGTTCAGGACCGAAAGACGCTGGCCCAGATCCATCTGATGGATGGGGGCATTGAAGGTCGGCTCCAAGACGCCGCCCGTCGGCACCGGAATTTAGAGGACTTCCTAACTAGCGCTCAAACGCGGTCCTGGCCCCGCTTGCGGCTCCAGCGTCTCCTTCTCATGCTGGCCCTGCAAGTTTCCAAAGGCCGACTCCAAGCCCTCCACCAGGGGTCCCAGCCCATTTTTATCCTGGCCCAGTCAGAGCCAGGACGGGCCTATTGCCGGGCCATCAAGAAACAACTTCCCGCTAATTACCGCTGGATAGGGCGGGTCAACCGTGACGTCGCCCAGACCTGGCCCGAGTGGCTAGCGGCCGACCAAATCTACAGCGACTATTTACTCCAGACAGACCGAGACGAGAACTTTGGGCGTTGGCCGATAAGCCCTTGA
- a CDS encoding class I SAM-dependent DNA methyltransferase, with amino-acid sequence MADKNYQVFQEVYDLLFDKSLYPAWADFCQEALDRYLPGQDHYRLLDVACGDGEFALEMLDRGFDVRGYDLSEDMVARAQTRLAEAGYKDRIYQGNMLEDQAETGYDLLTLFCDSLCYLEGPEELSRCFLAQAKALKAGGLFIFDIHSAYQMNQVYPGYQYIEEWDDAVFTWRSEQVRGEGTIDHLLNIFVEDPETGYYERHEELHREQIFPVSCYQDLLKQAGFGDVQVSADFSFEAPGPESQRLFFTCVKEG; translated from the coding sequence ATGGCCGATAAGAATTACCAAGTCTTCCAGGAGGTTTACGACCTCCTCTTCGACAAGTCCCTCTATCCGGCCTGGGCTGATTTTTGCCAGGAGGCCCTGGACCGCTACCTGCCAGGCCAAGACCATTACCGGCTCTTGGATGTGGCTTGCGGGGACGGGGAGTTTGCCTTGGAGATGCTCGATCGCGGTTTTGACGTCAGGGGCTATGACCTGTCTGAAGACATGGTAGCCCGCGCCCAAACCCGTTTGGCAGAAGCTGGTTACAAGGACCGCATCTACCAGGGGAATATGTTGGAAGACCAAGCAGAAACAGGCTATGACCTGCTGACTCTTTTCTGCGACAGCCTCTGCTACTTGGAGGGCCCAGAAGAGCTAAGCCGATGCTTCTTGGCCCAGGCCAAGGCCTTAAAAGCTGGGGGACTTTTTATCTTTGACATCCACTCGGCCTATCAGATGAACCAGGTCTATCCCGGCTACCAATATATTGAAGAATGGGATGATGCGGTCTTTACCTGGCGGAGTGAGCAAGTACGGGGCGAGGGGACCATCGACCACTTGCTAAATATCTTTGTCGAAGACCCAGAAACGGGCTATTATGAACGTCATGAGGAGCTTCACCGGGAACAGATTTTTCCTGTGTCCTGCTACCAAGACTTGCTCAAACAAGCTGGCTTTGGGGACGTGCAGGTGAGTGCTGACTTTAGCTTTGAAGCTCCCGGTCCCGAAAGTCAGCGGCTCTTTTTTACCTGTGTGAAGGAGGGTTAG
- the rsfS gene encoding ribosome silencing factor, whose translation MTAKNTELLECVVKAADDRLGKDIVALDMAGLTTLADYFVIVTANNERQVNAVADAVEEAVYKNGFDVKQVEGRQAGKWVLLDCQDVIVHIFQADERERYNLEKLWHEAPLLNLNDWLS comes from the coding sequence ATGACAGCTAAGAATACGGAACTATTAGAATGCGTGGTAAAAGCGGCGGACGACCGTTTGGGTAAGGACATTGTTGCCTTAGATATGGCGGGTTTGACGACCTTGGCTGACTACTTCGTGATCGTAACGGCCAATAATGAGCGCCAGGTGAATGCAGTCGCCGATGCTGTGGAAGAAGCGGTTTACAAGAACGGCTTTGACGTTAAACAGGTGGAAGGCCGCCAAGCAGGCAAATGGGTCCTGCTGGATTGCCAGGATGTCATTGTCCACATCTTCCAAGCGGACGAGCGGGAACGCTATAACTTGGAAAAACTCTGGCATGAAGCCCCGCTTCTAAACCTTAACGACTGGTTGAGCTAA
- the yqeK gene encoding bis(5'-nucleosyl)-tetraphosphatase (symmetrical) YqeK, protein MTLDEMTYQKNLIQVSRAELLDRAQARLSKKRFRHLLGVEEAAVQLADRYGEDKERASIAALLHDYAKEASLDELQAFADHPDYDPDWPEAGNAIWHGPLAVLMAKRDLGLGDRLIEQAVWNHTLGSLAWTGLDKILYIADYIEANRDFPGVKEARKVAEKSLDAAVDYKIRHSLMHLLETRKPIHPQTIAVYNQWVQAHEEDAF, encoded by the coding sequence TTGACGCTTGACGAGATGACCTATCAAAAAAATTTAATTCAAGTTTCTCGAGCAGAGCTCTTGGACCGGGCCCAAGCCCGTTTGTCCAAGAAACGCTTCCGCCACCTCTTAGGGGTGGAAGAGGCAGCTGTCCAACTAGCTGACCGCTATGGTGAAGATAAGGAGCGGGCCAGTATCGCAGCCTTGCTCCATGACTATGCCAAAGAGGCGAGCTTAGACGAGCTCCAGGCCTTTGCTGACCATCCGGATTACGATCCAGATTGGCCTGAAGCGGGCAATGCCATTTGGCACGGTCCCCTTGCTGTTCTGATGGCCAAACGCGACCTGGGATTGGGCGATCGGCTGATTGAGCAAGCCGTTTGGAACCACACCCTGGGGAGTTTAGCTTGGACGGGCTTGGATAAGATTTTATATATTGCTGATTATATTGAAGCCAACCGCGACTTTCCCGGGGTCAAAGAAGCCCGCAAAGTCGCTGAAAAATCACTGGACGCTGCCGTTGACTACAAGATCCGGCACAGTTTAATGCACTTATTGGAAACAAGGAAGCCAATCCACCCACAAACGATTGCCGTTTATAACCAGTGGGTGCAAGCACATGAGGAGGATGCCTTTTAA
- a CDS encoding nicotinate-nucleotide adenylyltransferase, with product MGARDQQSAGLALASQLEERTKKRRRVGILGGSFNPIHQGHLIIADQVYDKLCLDQVYLMPNYQAPHVDPKAFLDADKRLAMLELAIAGNEHLAIEKLELERKGKSYSFDTMDILTKLNPDTDYYFIIGADMVEYLPTWYRIDDLVETVQFVGVKRPGYQLETDYPVLYVDVPEMAISSTQIRQAVSQGHSIRYLVPEAVRHYIEEEGLYLDA from the coding sequence ATGGGAGCGCGTGACCAACAAAGCGCTGGCCTTGCGCTAGCCAGCCAATTAGAAGAAAGGACCAAGAAGCGGCGCCGTGTGGGGATCTTGGGTGGGAGTTTTAACCCCATCCACCAGGGCCACTTAATCATTGCCGACCAGGTCTATGATAAACTTTGCCTGGACCAGGTTTACCTGATGCCCAACTACCAGGCCCCCCATGTGGACCCCAAGGCTTTTCTCGATGCAGACAAGCGCTTGGCCATGTTAGAGTTGGCAATTGCTGGCAATGAACACTTGGCCATTGAAAAGCTTGAACTCGAACGCAAGGGCAAGTCCTATAGCTTTGACACCATGGATATCCTGACCAAGCTCAACCCCGATACGGATTATTACTTCATTATTGGAGCGGATATGGTGGAATACTTGCCGACCTGGTACCGGATCGATGACTTGGTCGAGACGGTTCAATTTGTCGGGGTCAAGCGCCCGGGCTATCAACTAGAAACTGACTACCCGGTCCTCTATGTCGATGTTCCGGAAATGGCGATTTCTTCGACCCAGATCCGCCAGGCCGTTAGCCAGGGCCACAGTATCCGCTACCTTGTCCCCGAAGCTGTCAGACACTATATTGAAGAGGAGGGATTGTATCTTGACGCTTGA
- the yhbY gene encoding ribosome assembly RNA-binding protein YhbY, whose protein sequence is MLNNKEKKYLKKIAQKEKAIFQIGKNGLNDELIKQVDQALEKRELVKLNILQNSSAEVDQAAEELATGLRAEIVQTIGKTLVLYRPSQEAKNQKLSAEVKALG, encoded by the coding sequence ATGTTAAACAATAAAGAAAAGAAGTATCTCAAAAAGATTGCTCAAAAGGAAAAGGCCATTTTTCAGATTGGAAAGAATGGCTTGAATGATGAATTAATCAAGCAAGTGGACCAGGCCTTGGAGAAGCGGGAATTGGTTAAATTAAACATCCTCCAAAATTCCAGCGCTGAGGTCGACCAAGCAGCTGAGGAATTGGCGACTGGCTTGCGAGCAGAGATTGTCCAAACCATCGGCAAGACTTTGGTTCTCTACCGGCCTTCCCAAGAAGCCAAGAACCAAAAGCTGTCAGCTGAAGTTAAGGCTTTGGGCTAG